The proteins below come from a single Pichia kudriavzevii chromosome 2, complete sequence genomic window:
- a CDS encoding uncharacterized protein (PKUD0B02945): protein MQFERKRIWDYFLIYTSFATFICSFFPRIGKDICLVCKYSTGIVCFFFFAKDLVFLAFFLKSSSTLQINKVLSTIFAGLCSGITGYIITLIIIASYMAFEAQKLPLRIQISYSHYLNVKVSFCADSKSSYLGTM from the coding sequence ATGCagtttgaaagaaaacgGATATGGGATTATTTTCTAATATATACATCCTTTGCTACGTTTATCTGCAGTTTTTTTCCCCGTATTGGCAAAGATATATGTTTAGTGTGTAAGTATTCTACAGGAATAGtatgcttttttttttttgcaaaagaTCTAGTTTTCCTAGCATTCTTTCTTAAAAGCTCTTCTACacttcaaataaataaagTGCTGTCTACGATATTCGCTGGACTTTGTTCTGGGATCACTGGTTACATTATTACTCTTATTATAATCGCTTCTTACATGGCTTTCGAGGCACAAAAACTTCCATTACGAATACAAATATCATATTCTCATTATCTTAACGTAAAAGTATCATTCTGTGCAGACAGCAAATCTAGCTACTTAGGAACTATGTAG